A section of the Scomber scombrus chromosome 24, fScoSco1.1, whole genome shotgun sequence genome encodes:
- the trak2 gene encoding trafficking kinesin-binding protein 2 isoform X1 yields the protein MFEVKPRAVEKKESSTETDEGLGSTGKHFGSGSLGSGSAGSGSLYLSDSQDWQVSPICSPDEAPGQHSAISPVLAEETFRYMILSSDRVEQMTKTYNDIEVVTHLLAERDRDLELAARIGQSLLQRNHLLQERNEAVEEQLAQALDQVHQLQHELSKKDELLRMVASASEESETDSSLSTPQPQPQPRGGATAAATLSQLESLQGKLQDLEDENLMLRSEACQMKRDTITYEEKEQQLVSDCVKELRESNSQMVSLTDELSQKNEELLRHQEEIAQLLSQIVELQHRVKELALEKEELRIHLQASKDAQRQLTAELNELSERNIEVVEMLHESQEEIKELRSKNTPTTGIRRHISYGLYPMDSLAAEIEGTMRKELSSDEETVFEHQRVSQKRVFQTVRSINASTSRPASATPPIPGSGQSSLVMTAQPFPSVQGEEVRLGQPGSPGGNDLTKALHRLSLRRQNFLCERQFFQAEREKKLQALSGAEADGEGSGFSSPMSSVHSFSNLSDISFGSSIFKTFLPEKLQIVKPMEGSLTLHHWQQLAKPHLATILDPHPGVVTKGFRPLAQDAAQDAVYRLSDMEEDEEDEEYRERGSGAVEKGAAERGKEEEDEEEEEGGITFKVRYSSTPEERKERKLSVSPLPVPPLSSSPLPGTPAATCSVRSDSCATPGPRHVTEKSSQSSQPIPVVSTATVQSQSQICTLTSTTTTTTTTTTSSSVQNPGKCQSTTFSTYTYTTCRILHPSDTTQVTQSSQSSLMANTPSSMRTGPSTPSTPCRLSLGDCFPPRRPPAPVSSLTKLVLERGISAQVSIDTPPSSPKPAARQPLFHLLPSTPPNSPSHSPTPSPVPMDTRQHPSDNFLASRPAELFLQDVYGLNLGRAPHPDLPSPSQETPPLAPPPKSGRPRLNSANVGLVERLRQMGFTKVLQGADSEASMPRQESATFVSAGGGSLLDGLRRNQSLPAMIGARAGKSGAHSTIPPPPPPHPTSLALQPPPWHRHLTSVSKNPPPGSAKR from the exons ATGTTTGAAGTCAAACCCCGGGCGGTGGAGAAGAAAGAATCGAGCACTGAGACAG ATGAGGGGCTGGGCAGCACCGGGAAGCACTTTGGCTCTGGCTCGCTGGGTTCCGGTTCGGCAGGATCCGGTTCCCTCTACCTGTCAGACAGTCAGGACTGGCAGGTCTCCCCGATCTGCTCCCCGGACGAAGCCCCCGGCCAGCACAGTGCCATCTCCCCCGTGCTGGCGGAGGAGACTTTCCGCTACATGA TCCTCAGTTCCGATCGCGTGGAGCAGATGACCAAGACATACAATGACATCGAAGTGGTCACGCACCTTCTGGCTGAG CGGGACAGAGACTTGGAGCTTGCGGCTCGGATCGGTCAGTCTCTTTTGCAGAGGAACCACCTGCTGCAGGAACGCAATGAGGCCGTAGAGGAGCAGTTAGCGCAGGCTCTGGACCAG GTTCACCAGCTGCAGCATGAGCTCAGTAAGAAGGACGAGCTGCTGCGGATGGTGGCCAGCGCCTCGGAGGAGAGCGAGACCGACTCCAGCCTGTCGACGCCGCAGCCGCAACCTCAGCCACGGGGAGGGGCCACGGCCGCCGCCACCCTCAGCCAGCTGGAGTCGCTGCAGGGCAAACTGCAGGACCTGGAGGATGAGAACCTGATGCTGAGGTCTGAG GCCTGCCAGATGAAAAGAGACACCATCACTTATGAAGAGAAGGAGCAGCAGCTTGTTAGCGACTGTGTCAAGGAGCTCC GTGAGTCCAACAGCCAGATGGTGTCTCTGACAGATGAGCTGTCCCAGAAGAACGAGGAGCTGCTCAGACACCAGGAGGAGATCGCTCAGCTGCTCTCACAGATAGTAGAACTACAGCATAGAGTGAAGGAG CTGGCTCTGGAGAAAGAGGAACTGAGGATCCACCTGCAGGCCTCCAAAGATGCTCAGAGACAGCTCACAGCAGAG ctgaATGAGTTATCAGAGAGGAATATCGAGGTTGTGGAGATGCTCCACGAGTCCCAGGAGGAAATTAAAGAACTTCGCAGTAAAAACACTCCCACCACCGGGATACGAAGGCACATTTCCTACGGCCTCTACCCCATG gACTCCCTGGCAGCTGAGATCGAGGGCACCATGAGGAAAGAGCTCAGTTCAGATGAAGAGACGGTCTTTGAGCACCAAAG AGTTTCTCAGAAGCGAGTTTTCCAGACAGTCCGCTCCATCAACGCCTCAACATCGCGGCCAGCTTCAGCCACCCCTCCCATCCCCGGCTCAGGACAGAGCTCTCTGGTGATGACCGCCCAGCCCTTCCCCTCTGTTCAAGG agaggaggtgaggctGGGCCAACCGGGCTCACCGGGCGGGAACGACCTCACTAAAGCCCTCCATCGCCTGTCGCTGCGGAGACAGAACTTCCTTTGCGAGCGGCAGTTCTTCCAAGCCGAGCGGGAGAAGAAGCTGCAGGCGCTGTCGGGGGCGGAGGCGGACGGGGAGGGCAGCGGCTTCAGCTCACCGATGAGCAGCGTCCACTCCTTCTCCAACCTGTCAGACATCTCCTTCGGCTCCAGCATTTTCAAGACCTTCCTGCCCGAGAAGCTTCAGATCGTCAAACCCATGGAAG GCTCGCTGACGCTCCATCACTGGCAGCAGCTGGCCAAACCGCACCTAGCCACCATCCTGGACCCCCACCCCGGCGTGGTGACCAAGGGTTTCCGCCCACTGGCTCAGGACGCAGCTCAGGACGCAGTCTACCGCCTCTCTGACAtggaagaggacgaggaggacgaagagtacagagagagagggtcCGGGGCTGTGGAGAAGGGCGCAGCGGAGCgggggaaagaagaggaggatgaggaagaggaggaaggcgGGATCACCTTCAAGGTGCGCTATTCGTCTACGccggaggagaggaaagagagaaagcttTCTGTGTCGCCGCTTCCCgtgcctcctctctcctcctcccccctgccAGGAACACCTGCTGCTACCTGCTCGGTCAGATCGGACTCATGTGCGACCCCCGGACCCCGACACGTCACAGAAAAATCCAGCCAATCATCTCAGCCCATTCCAGTAGTCTCTACAGCAACGGTCCAATCACAGAGTCAAATTTGCACCTtgacatcaacaacaacaactacaactacaactacaacatCTTCCTCTG TCCAAAATCCAGGAAAGTGTCAGAGCACCACCTTCTCCACCTACACCTACACAACCTGCCGAATCCTGCACCCTAGTGACACCACACAGGTGACCCAAAG TTCTCAATCATCTCTCATGGCCAACACCCCCAGCTCCATGAGGACAGGTCCTAGCACCCCCTCGACTCCCTGCAGACTAAGTCTCGGGGACTGCTTCCCCCCTCGACGCCCCCCCGCGCCCGTCAGCAGCCTCACCAAGCTGGTCCTGGAGAGGGGCATTTCCGCGCAAGTGTCCATCGACACCCCGCCCTCGTCTCCGAAACCAGCAGCCCGGCAGCCGCTCTTCCACCTTCTCCCGAGCACGCCTCCGAACTCCCCCTCGCACTCGCCCACCCCCTCCCCGGTGCCCATGGACACCCGCCAACACCCGTCTGACAATTTCCTAGCGTCGCGGCCGGCGGAGCTTTTTCTCCAGGACGTTTACGGGTTGAACCTGGGCCGCGCCCCTCACCCCGACCTGCCCAGCCCCTCCCAGGAAACACCGCCCCTCGCCCCGCCTCCCAAATCGGGCCGACCCAGGCTCAACTCGGCCAACGTCGGCTTGGTGGAAAGGCTGCGGCAGATGGGATTCACCAAGGTGCTCCAGGGTGCGGACTCTGAGGCATCAATGCCACGCCAGGAGTCTGCCACCTTTGTGTCTGCAGGCGGAGGAAGCCTATTGGACGGCTTGAGGCGCAACCAGAGCCTGCCCGCCATGATCGGCGCACGAGCCGGAAAGTCAGGGGCACACTCGACaattccccctcctcctcctcctcaccccacCTCTCTGGCCCTCCAGCCTCCACCCTGGCATCGACATCTCACCTCCGTCTCCAAAAACCCACCGCCTGGCTCAGCCAAACGCTAA
- the trak2 gene encoding trafficking kinesin-binding protein 2 isoform X2, translating to MIKPENGHHLHSDTAPHLAVLSSDRVEQMTKTYNDIEVVTHLLAERDRDLELAARIGQSLLQRNHLLQERNEAVEEQLAQALDQVHQLQHELSKKDELLRMVASASEESETDSSLSTPQPQPQPRGGATAAATLSQLESLQGKLQDLEDENLMLRSEACQMKRDTITYEEKEQQLVSDCVKELRESNSQMVSLTDELSQKNEELLRHQEEIAQLLSQIVELQHRVKELALEKEELRIHLQASKDAQRQLTAELNELSERNIEVVEMLHESQEEIKELRSKNTPTTGIRRHISYGLYPMDSLAAEIEGTMRKELSSDEETVFEHQRVSQKRVFQTVRSINASTSRPASATPPIPGSGQSSLVMTAQPFPSVQGEEVRLGQPGSPGGNDLTKALHRLSLRRQNFLCERQFFQAEREKKLQALSGAEADGEGSGFSSPMSSVHSFSNLSDISFGSSIFKTFLPEKLQIVKPMEGSLTLHHWQQLAKPHLATILDPHPGVVTKGFRPLAQDAAQDAVYRLSDMEEDEEDEEYRERGSGAVEKGAAERGKEEEDEEEEEGGITFKVRYSSTPEERKERKLSVSPLPVPPLSSSPLPGTPAATCSVRSDSCATPGPRHVTEKSSQSSQPIPVVSTATVQSQSQICTLTSTTTTTTTTTTSSSVQNPGKCQSTTFSTYTYTTCRILHPSDTTQVTQSSQSSLMANTPSSMRTGPSTPSTPCRLSLGDCFPPRRPPAPVSSLTKLVLERGISAQVSIDTPPSSPKPAARQPLFHLLPSTPPNSPSHSPTPSPVPMDTRQHPSDNFLASRPAELFLQDVYGLNLGRAPHPDLPSPSQETPPLAPPPKSGRPRLNSANVGLVERLRQMGFTKVLQGADSEASMPRQESATFVSAGGGSLLDGLRRNQSLPAMIGARAGKSGAHSTIPPPPPPHPTSLALQPPPWHRHLTSVSKNPPPGSAKR from the exons ATGATCAAACCAGAGAATGGACATCATTTACACAGCGACACCGCGCCTCACCTAGCAG TCCTCAGTTCCGATCGCGTGGAGCAGATGACCAAGACATACAATGACATCGAAGTGGTCACGCACCTTCTGGCTGAG CGGGACAGAGACTTGGAGCTTGCGGCTCGGATCGGTCAGTCTCTTTTGCAGAGGAACCACCTGCTGCAGGAACGCAATGAGGCCGTAGAGGAGCAGTTAGCGCAGGCTCTGGACCAG GTTCACCAGCTGCAGCATGAGCTCAGTAAGAAGGACGAGCTGCTGCGGATGGTGGCCAGCGCCTCGGAGGAGAGCGAGACCGACTCCAGCCTGTCGACGCCGCAGCCGCAACCTCAGCCACGGGGAGGGGCCACGGCCGCCGCCACCCTCAGCCAGCTGGAGTCGCTGCAGGGCAAACTGCAGGACCTGGAGGATGAGAACCTGATGCTGAGGTCTGAG GCCTGCCAGATGAAAAGAGACACCATCACTTATGAAGAGAAGGAGCAGCAGCTTGTTAGCGACTGTGTCAAGGAGCTCC GTGAGTCCAACAGCCAGATGGTGTCTCTGACAGATGAGCTGTCCCAGAAGAACGAGGAGCTGCTCAGACACCAGGAGGAGATCGCTCAGCTGCTCTCACAGATAGTAGAACTACAGCATAGAGTGAAGGAG CTGGCTCTGGAGAAAGAGGAACTGAGGATCCACCTGCAGGCCTCCAAAGATGCTCAGAGACAGCTCACAGCAGAG ctgaATGAGTTATCAGAGAGGAATATCGAGGTTGTGGAGATGCTCCACGAGTCCCAGGAGGAAATTAAAGAACTTCGCAGTAAAAACACTCCCACCACCGGGATACGAAGGCACATTTCCTACGGCCTCTACCCCATG gACTCCCTGGCAGCTGAGATCGAGGGCACCATGAGGAAAGAGCTCAGTTCAGATGAAGAGACGGTCTTTGAGCACCAAAG AGTTTCTCAGAAGCGAGTTTTCCAGACAGTCCGCTCCATCAACGCCTCAACATCGCGGCCAGCTTCAGCCACCCCTCCCATCCCCGGCTCAGGACAGAGCTCTCTGGTGATGACCGCCCAGCCCTTCCCCTCTGTTCAAGG agaggaggtgaggctGGGCCAACCGGGCTCACCGGGCGGGAACGACCTCACTAAAGCCCTCCATCGCCTGTCGCTGCGGAGACAGAACTTCCTTTGCGAGCGGCAGTTCTTCCAAGCCGAGCGGGAGAAGAAGCTGCAGGCGCTGTCGGGGGCGGAGGCGGACGGGGAGGGCAGCGGCTTCAGCTCACCGATGAGCAGCGTCCACTCCTTCTCCAACCTGTCAGACATCTCCTTCGGCTCCAGCATTTTCAAGACCTTCCTGCCCGAGAAGCTTCAGATCGTCAAACCCATGGAAG GCTCGCTGACGCTCCATCACTGGCAGCAGCTGGCCAAACCGCACCTAGCCACCATCCTGGACCCCCACCCCGGCGTGGTGACCAAGGGTTTCCGCCCACTGGCTCAGGACGCAGCTCAGGACGCAGTCTACCGCCTCTCTGACAtggaagaggacgaggaggacgaagagtacagagagagagggtcCGGGGCTGTGGAGAAGGGCGCAGCGGAGCgggggaaagaagaggaggatgaggaagaggaggaaggcgGGATCACCTTCAAGGTGCGCTATTCGTCTACGccggaggagaggaaagagagaaagcttTCTGTGTCGCCGCTTCCCgtgcctcctctctcctcctcccccctgccAGGAACACCTGCTGCTACCTGCTCGGTCAGATCGGACTCATGTGCGACCCCCGGACCCCGACACGTCACAGAAAAATCCAGCCAATCATCTCAGCCCATTCCAGTAGTCTCTACAGCAACGGTCCAATCACAGAGTCAAATTTGCACCTtgacatcaacaacaacaactacaactacaactacaacatCTTCCTCTG TCCAAAATCCAGGAAAGTGTCAGAGCACCACCTTCTCCACCTACACCTACACAACCTGCCGAATCCTGCACCCTAGTGACACCACACAGGTGACCCAAAG TTCTCAATCATCTCTCATGGCCAACACCCCCAGCTCCATGAGGACAGGTCCTAGCACCCCCTCGACTCCCTGCAGACTAAGTCTCGGGGACTGCTTCCCCCCTCGACGCCCCCCCGCGCCCGTCAGCAGCCTCACCAAGCTGGTCCTGGAGAGGGGCATTTCCGCGCAAGTGTCCATCGACACCCCGCCCTCGTCTCCGAAACCAGCAGCCCGGCAGCCGCTCTTCCACCTTCTCCCGAGCACGCCTCCGAACTCCCCCTCGCACTCGCCCACCCCCTCCCCGGTGCCCATGGACACCCGCCAACACCCGTCTGACAATTTCCTAGCGTCGCGGCCGGCGGAGCTTTTTCTCCAGGACGTTTACGGGTTGAACCTGGGCCGCGCCCCTCACCCCGACCTGCCCAGCCCCTCCCAGGAAACACCGCCCCTCGCCCCGCCTCCCAAATCGGGCCGACCCAGGCTCAACTCGGCCAACGTCGGCTTGGTGGAAAGGCTGCGGCAGATGGGATTCACCAAGGTGCTCCAGGGTGCGGACTCTGAGGCATCAATGCCACGCCAGGAGTCTGCCACCTTTGTGTCTGCAGGCGGAGGAAGCCTATTGGACGGCTTGAGGCGCAACCAGAGCCTGCCCGCCATGATCGGCGCACGAGCCGGAAAGTCAGGGGCACACTCGACaattccccctcctcctcctcctcaccccacCTCTCTGGCCCTCCAGCCTCCACCCTGGCATCGACATCTCACCTCCGTCTCCAAAAACCCACCGCCTGGCTCAGCCAAACGCTAA
- the trak2 gene encoding trafficking kinesin-binding protein 2 isoform X3 yields MPVLNIHNEDGYDYFTLEVLSSDRVEQMTKTYNDIEVVTHLLAERDRDLELAARIGQSLLQRNHLLQERNEAVEEQLAQALDQVHQLQHELSKKDELLRMVASASEESETDSSLSTPQPQPQPRGGATAAATLSQLESLQGKLQDLEDENLMLRSEACQMKRDTITYEEKEQQLVSDCVKELRESNSQMVSLTDELSQKNEELLRHQEEIAQLLSQIVELQHRVKELALEKEELRIHLQASKDAQRQLTAELNELSERNIEVVEMLHESQEEIKELRSKNTPTTGIRRHISYGLYPMDSLAAEIEGTMRKELSSDEETVFEHQRVSQKRVFQTVRSINASTSRPASATPPIPGSGQSSLVMTAQPFPSVQGEEVRLGQPGSPGGNDLTKALHRLSLRRQNFLCERQFFQAEREKKLQALSGAEADGEGSGFSSPMSSVHSFSNLSDISFGSSIFKTFLPEKLQIVKPMEGSLTLHHWQQLAKPHLATILDPHPGVVTKGFRPLAQDAAQDAVYRLSDMEEDEEDEEYRERGSGAVEKGAAERGKEEEDEEEEEGGITFKVRYSSTPEERKERKLSVSPLPVPPLSSSPLPGTPAATCSVRSDSCATPGPRHVTEKSSQSSQPIPVVSTATVQSQSQICTLTSTTTTTTTTTTSSSVQNPGKCQSTTFSTYTYTTCRILHPSDTTQVTQSSQSSLMANTPSSMRTGPSTPSTPCRLSLGDCFPPRRPPAPVSSLTKLVLERGISAQVSIDTPPSSPKPAARQPLFHLLPSTPPNSPSHSPTPSPVPMDTRQHPSDNFLASRPAELFLQDVYGLNLGRAPHPDLPSPSQETPPLAPPPKSGRPRLNSANVGLVERLRQMGFTKVLQGADSEASMPRQESATFVSAGGGSLLDGLRRNQSLPAMIGARAGKSGAHSTIPPPPPPHPTSLALQPPPWHRHLTSVSKNPPPGSAKR; encoded by the exons ATGCCGGTTTTAAACATCCACAATGAGGATGGCTACGATTATTTCACTCTGGAAG TCCTCAGTTCCGATCGCGTGGAGCAGATGACCAAGACATACAATGACATCGAAGTGGTCACGCACCTTCTGGCTGAG CGGGACAGAGACTTGGAGCTTGCGGCTCGGATCGGTCAGTCTCTTTTGCAGAGGAACCACCTGCTGCAGGAACGCAATGAGGCCGTAGAGGAGCAGTTAGCGCAGGCTCTGGACCAG GTTCACCAGCTGCAGCATGAGCTCAGTAAGAAGGACGAGCTGCTGCGGATGGTGGCCAGCGCCTCGGAGGAGAGCGAGACCGACTCCAGCCTGTCGACGCCGCAGCCGCAACCTCAGCCACGGGGAGGGGCCACGGCCGCCGCCACCCTCAGCCAGCTGGAGTCGCTGCAGGGCAAACTGCAGGACCTGGAGGATGAGAACCTGATGCTGAGGTCTGAG GCCTGCCAGATGAAAAGAGACACCATCACTTATGAAGAGAAGGAGCAGCAGCTTGTTAGCGACTGTGTCAAGGAGCTCC GTGAGTCCAACAGCCAGATGGTGTCTCTGACAGATGAGCTGTCCCAGAAGAACGAGGAGCTGCTCAGACACCAGGAGGAGATCGCTCAGCTGCTCTCACAGATAGTAGAACTACAGCATAGAGTGAAGGAG CTGGCTCTGGAGAAAGAGGAACTGAGGATCCACCTGCAGGCCTCCAAAGATGCTCAGAGACAGCTCACAGCAGAG ctgaATGAGTTATCAGAGAGGAATATCGAGGTTGTGGAGATGCTCCACGAGTCCCAGGAGGAAATTAAAGAACTTCGCAGTAAAAACACTCCCACCACCGGGATACGAAGGCACATTTCCTACGGCCTCTACCCCATG gACTCCCTGGCAGCTGAGATCGAGGGCACCATGAGGAAAGAGCTCAGTTCAGATGAAGAGACGGTCTTTGAGCACCAAAG AGTTTCTCAGAAGCGAGTTTTCCAGACAGTCCGCTCCATCAACGCCTCAACATCGCGGCCAGCTTCAGCCACCCCTCCCATCCCCGGCTCAGGACAGAGCTCTCTGGTGATGACCGCCCAGCCCTTCCCCTCTGTTCAAGG agaggaggtgaggctGGGCCAACCGGGCTCACCGGGCGGGAACGACCTCACTAAAGCCCTCCATCGCCTGTCGCTGCGGAGACAGAACTTCCTTTGCGAGCGGCAGTTCTTCCAAGCCGAGCGGGAGAAGAAGCTGCAGGCGCTGTCGGGGGCGGAGGCGGACGGGGAGGGCAGCGGCTTCAGCTCACCGATGAGCAGCGTCCACTCCTTCTCCAACCTGTCAGACATCTCCTTCGGCTCCAGCATTTTCAAGACCTTCCTGCCCGAGAAGCTTCAGATCGTCAAACCCATGGAAG GCTCGCTGACGCTCCATCACTGGCAGCAGCTGGCCAAACCGCACCTAGCCACCATCCTGGACCCCCACCCCGGCGTGGTGACCAAGGGTTTCCGCCCACTGGCTCAGGACGCAGCTCAGGACGCAGTCTACCGCCTCTCTGACAtggaagaggacgaggaggacgaagagtacagagagagagggtcCGGGGCTGTGGAGAAGGGCGCAGCGGAGCgggggaaagaagaggaggatgaggaagaggaggaaggcgGGATCACCTTCAAGGTGCGCTATTCGTCTACGccggaggagaggaaagagagaaagcttTCTGTGTCGCCGCTTCCCgtgcctcctctctcctcctcccccctgccAGGAACACCTGCTGCTACCTGCTCGGTCAGATCGGACTCATGTGCGACCCCCGGACCCCGACACGTCACAGAAAAATCCAGCCAATCATCTCAGCCCATTCCAGTAGTCTCTACAGCAACGGTCCAATCACAGAGTCAAATTTGCACCTtgacatcaacaacaacaactacaactacaactacaacatCTTCCTCTG TCCAAAATCCAGGAAAGTGTCAGAGCACCACCTTCTCCACCTACACCTACACAACCTGCCGAATCCTGCACCCTAGTGACACCACACAGGTGACCCAAAG TTCTCAATCATCTCTCATGGCCAACACCCCCAGCTCCATGAGGACAGGTCCTAGCACCCCCTCGACTCCCTGCAGACTAAGTCTCGGGGACTGCTTCCCCCCTCGACGCCCCCCCGCGCCCGTCAGCAGCCTCACCAAGCTGGTCCTGGAGAGGGGCATTTCCGCGCAAGTGTCCATCGACACCCCGCCCTCGTCTCCGAAACCAGCAGCCCGGCAGCCGCTCTTCCACCTTCTCCCGAGCACGCCTCCGAACTCCCCCTCGCACTCGCCCACCCCCTCCCCGGTGCCCATGGACACCCGCCAACACCCGTCTGACAATTTCCTAGCGTCGCGGCCGGCGGAGCTTTTTCTCCAGGACGTTTACGGGTTGAACCTGGGCCGCGCCCCTCACCCCGACCTGCCCAGCCCCTCCCAGGAAACACCGCCCCTCGCCCCGCCTCCCAAATCGGGCCGACCCAGGCTCAACTCGGCCAACGTCGGCTTGGTGGAAAGGCTGCGGCAGATGGGATTCACCAAGGTGCTCCAGGGTGCGGACTCTGAGGCATCAATGCCACGCCAGGAGTCTGCCACCTTTGTGTCTGCAGGCGGAGGAAGCCTATTGGACGGCTTGAGGCGCAACCAGAGCCTGCCCGCCATGATCGGCGCACGAGCCGGAAAGTCAGGGGCACACTCGACaattccccctcctcctcctcctcaccccacCTCTCTGGCCCTCCAGCCTCCACCCTGGCATCGACATCTCACCTCCGTCTCCAAAAACCCACCGCCTGGCTCAGCCAAACGCTAA